A segment of the Bacillus sp. es.034 genome:
GACGGGTGCTCAATACACGGAGCCACCTCTAATAACGGGATTAATACAAATGCTCTTTCTTGCATTCTTGGATGAGGGATGAGTAGATTCTCTGCTTCGATCGTGTCGTGATTAAAGAGTAAGATATCAAGGTCTATTATCCTCGGACCCCATTTGAACTCCCTTTCCCTTCCAAGGTCGATTTCCACCTGCAAGCACTGATGTAATAGAGTTTCTGGACTTAAACTGGTATGAATTTCGATGACCATGTTCAAAAATTGATCTTGTTCTGTATATCCTACCGGGTCTGTTTCATACAGAGAGGATCGTTTCGTTACCTCTATCTTACCATGACTGCCTAAGATGTTTATGGCTTTTTCTAAATAACCCGCCCTGTCTCCCATATTGGAACCAAGGGAAATATATGCAGTATTCATCCTATCGACTCCTATTAATCTCCACCGCCACCGATCGGTAATGACCAGGAATGGGTGGATCAGGCTTGATTAGTGTGATTTTACAGCTCTTGACAGCGTCGAATGTTTCCAGGATCCGGGAAGAGATATCTTCAGCCACGGCTTCAACCAGATTCCTCGGCTCACCTTCCACAACACTTTTAGTGATGGAATAAATCTCCGCATAGTTTACGGAGTCTTCAAGCTGATCGCTTTGACCGGACTTCCTTAAATCTAAATGCAACTCTACACTAACACGAAAACGTTGTCCAAGCTTGTTCTCCTCCTGGAATACACCGTGATAGCCGTAAAACTCCATTTCGTTCAATAGAATCTTATCCATATCTTTTCTCCTTTCCAACGAGGACATCCATCATTTTTGCCATGCGCGCCATTTCCTTTACATCATGAACACGTACGATGTGGCAGCCTTTTTGAATACCGTAGCAAACTGTAGCCCCCGTCCCTTCCATCCTCTCCTCGACAGGGAGATCAAGGACATGTCCGATGATGGATTTACGTGATGTTCCGAGCAGGACAGGATAGCCAAGGGAGACGATGACATCCAGATGCCTCATCATATCTATGTTCAATTGTACTGTTTTGGCAAAACCAATGCCAGGATCGAGGATGATCTGTTCGTCTTTTACACCCGACCCCTTAGTGATGAAGATGCTTTCCTGCAAATCTTGAATCGCATCCCGTACGAAGTGCTTGTATTCCCGGTTATCCCGGTTATGCATGAGAATGATCGGGGCGCCGGTATCCGCCGCTACCCGTGCCATTTCAGGATCCTTTTTCGCACCCCACACATCATTAATGATACTAGCGCCTGCTTCAACCGCTTCTCTTGCCGTGGCAGCCTTATACGTGTCAATGGAGATGGGTACGTTCACTTCCCGGGAGATCGCTTCAATAATTGGCACAACCCGGGAAATCTCTTCCTCAGCGGGTACGACCTCATGGCCGGGTCGGGTCGATTCACCACCTATATCGATGATGTCTGCACCCATCTCCACCATTTCTTTCGCCCGTTCCACAGCCCGATCCAGCTCATTGAATGAACCGCCGTCTGAAAATGAATCGGGAGTGATATTCAGTATTCCCATGATAAGGGTCTTCCCTGTAAAATCAAGTTCGTATTTTCCGCACTTCACTGCGTCATCCCCCTCTCTTCATTTCCTGTATTGAATTCAAGTGTCGTGTATATTTCGTGTACTGCTCATGAAGCAGCTCAACGAACTTTCCGTGCCGTCCCGGTAACCGTATAGAGTCCATTTTGTTTACCGGTATGATCTCTTGAACGGAATTCGTGAAAAACACTTCATCCGCTTCAATCATTTCCTTTTTTTCATACAACCCGACCTGTACCGGCATATTCAATCGATCGGCAAGAGCCAGGATGAACTGCCTAGTGATTCCGTTTAACATGCCGGTTTCAACCGACGACGTATATAATTCCCCGTCCTTTACCCAGAAGAGGTTGGAGGTGATCCCTTCACAGAGGAACCCTTCTTTTGTCAGAAAGATACCTTCTTTATCCACTGTTGCTCCGATTTCCCTTTTTGCCGCCATATTGTTCAGGTAATGATGGGATTTGAGACGTTCTCCCGTTTCCGGAGTGTTTCTCCTAAGCTTTAGGAACACCCCTTCTTTTTCCTTCAAGGGGACAGAAGGCGGTAACTCCTTTTGAAAAAGAATGACGGTTGCCTCCTCATAAGGAGTCGTCTTCAAGCCGATTTCCCCTGGTCCGCCCGACACGTTGAACCGGCAATACGCATCCGTAAGGTCGTTTTTCTTTAACAGCTCCGAGATGGTCCACCTGATCGTTTCCTCATCCAAGTCGGCTACAATATTTAATTCCTTTAACCCCCTGGAAAGTCTGTTCAGATGATCCTTTAGCAAAAAGGGATGACCGTCATAGGTCCGAAAGGTTTCAAATACTCCCATGCCGTACAAATAGCCGTGATCGAATGGAGAAATGGCCGCTTCTGACTGGTGTACGATGTCCCCGTTTATATATAGATACATGGGTCAGGCCATCCCGACTTTTTTATACGCGTTCAGGAAGTTTAGGAGCAGCCGCTTCCCCTGCTCCGTCATGATGGATTCAGGGTGGAACTGTACCCCCTCCACGGGAAGGTATTTATGTCTGATCGCCATGATCTCTCCCTGTGATGTTTCCGCTGAAATGTCGAAGCAATCCGGAAGGGTCTCCCGTTTCACGATCAGGGAATGATACCTCGTTGCATTGAAAGGATTCGGCATCCCTTCAAATACGGTTTTCCCGTCATGGATCATCGGGGAGACCTTTCCGTGCATCAATCGTTCGGCACGAATGACGTCCCCTCCGAAAACCTGGGCGATTGACTGATGTCCGAGACAGACGCCGAAGATCGGAATCCTCCCGGCAAATGTCCGGATCGCCTCAAGACTTACACCCGCTTCGTTCGGACTGCACGGACCCGGAGAAATCATCAAATAATCCGGGGACAAAGCTTCAATTTCATCGAGGGTGATCTCATCGTTTCGCTTCACTATCAGTTCCTCCCCGAGCTCCCCTAAAAATTGCACAAGATTATAGGTAAATGAATCATAGTTATCGATCATGAGAATCATAGATTTTCTCCTTCCGCCATTGCCTTTGCGACCCAGAGGGCTTTCGCTTTCTTAAGGGATTCCTTGTATTCGTACGCTGGATTGGAATCAATCACCACTCCCGCTCCTGCTTGGATGTGACCTTTTCCTTCTTTTACAAGCATCGTCCGTATGACGATGTTCAATTCCATATCGCCATTGAGACCGATCCAGCCAATGGAGCCTGTGTAAATGCCCCGCCTGACCGGTTCAAGCTTTTCGATGATCTCCATCGTCCTCACTTTGGGCGCACCGGTGATCGTTCCCCCGGGAAAAACGGAGCGAATGACGTCCGCCCCCGTTTTGGTTTCATCCAGTTTGCCCCTGACATTGGATACGATGTGCATGACGTGGGAATATTTTTCGATCACCATGAACTCGTTGACTTCGACTGTCCCGTATTCGCATACCTTCCCCAGGTCATTCCGTTCCAGATCTACAAGCATTACATGCTCGGCTCTCTCTTTTTCATTATGGATCAGTTCCAGGGCAAGTCTCTCATCCTCATCCGCATCCTTCCCTCGGGAGCGGGTGCCTGCAATCGGTCTCGTACTTACTTCCGTTCCTTTCTTCTTCACGAGCAGTTCAGGTGATCCGGAAACAATCTGGAAATCCGGGCTGTGGATATAACTCATATAAGGAGAGGGATTTAATTCCCGAAGCTTTTTATAAACCGCATAGGGCTCTGTTCTCAGATGTTGAGACTGCCGCACAGATAAATTCACCTGAAAGACATCCCCCTGTGAGATATAAGATTGAATTCTTTTCACTGCCTCTGAGAATTCTTCCTCATCCATCGACACTTCAACATCCGCCATATCGTCATTAGGATCCTTCTTCGTTTCATTCATGGATGACAGGGCATTATCCCAGGAGGCTGCCCACTGTGAAAGCTTCGCCTCTGCAATTTCCGACTCTTGCTCGGATAACATCATTGTCCATAAACATCCCTCCTGGTGATCGAAGACCGCCCACTCTTTCAGGTAGTAAAAATAAAGGTCGGGAACCTCCAGATCATCACGTCCCAGCGAAGGAAGTTTCTCGATCTTTCTTGCATAGTCATAACTAAGAAAACCGATCACTCCCCCCTGGAAGTCAGGGAGATCCTCTCTTCTTTCCGTTCGATGGGGGGTCATCCATTTTTCCAATTGAACCAATGGATCTCCATGTATCACTTCAGCTCCAGTGGAGTCTTGTATTCTCAACCCTTCCGGAATACTTTGTAAAATGACGTCAGGTTGCAGTCCAGCCACGCTATATCGACCACCCCGTCCGCTTTCTAACAAAATATGATGTGGTTGATGCTGACTGAGCTGTTCGTATGCTGTGAAAAATTGTTCTTTGGTTGTATGGTTTTTATGAAAATACAGGTGCTGCACGGACCCCTCACACTCCTAATGTTTATCTCCTTTCATGATACATGAACTTCAAGAAGGTTTCATCGTTAAAAAATTGAAATTATGTGCGGGCTGAGAGGTTTTTATACATAAAAAATGGATCCCGAAGCAACGTGCACTTCAGGATCCGGCATCCACATTCTATTCTTCATCAAATTGGTAAAGTGGGGTGCTTAAATAGCGTTCCCCGTTACTAGGGATGATGGCAAGCACTTTTTTACCCTTCCCCAGCTTCTTCGCTACTTCAAGGGCTGCATAAATAGCTGCCCCGGAGGAAATTCCGCCCAGGATCCCTTCTTCTTTTGCCGCTCTTCTTGCGAAGTCAAAAGCTGAATCCTTATCGACCTGTATGACATGGTCATATACATCTGTATCTAAAATATCAGGGATGAATCCGGCACCGATTCCCTGAATTTTATGAGGCCCAGGCTTTCCTCCTGATAACACAGGGGAATCCGAAGGCTCAACTGCGTATAATTCAACCGATGGGTAATGTTTTTTCAACACTTCACCAACGCCTGTTATCGTTCCGCCTGTACCGATACCTGCGATGAAGGCATCAAGCTGATCACCCATTTGTTCCACGATTTCCGGTCCGGTCGTTTCACGATGAACCTTGGGGTTGGCTTCGTTTTTGAATTGCTGCGGCATGAAGAAGCCTTTTTCCTTCGACAGCTCTTCCGCTTTGCGAATGGCGCCATTCATTCCTTCTGAACCCGGTGTTAATACCAGTTCTGCACCGTAGGCTCGTAACAGGTTGCGTCTTTCCATACTCATCGTGTCCGGCATGACGAGCAAAGAACGGTATCCTTTAGCTGCAGCTACCATGGCAAGGCCGATACCCGTGTTTCCGCTTGTCGGCTCAACGATCGTATCTCCGGGTTTGATCGCGCCTGCAGCTTCTCCTGCTTCAATCATGGCCAGGGCGATCCGGTCTTTCACGGAACTGCCCGGATTCATGTATTCTAATTTCAAATAAACATCCGCACTATTCTCGTCCACTAATCGATTCAGTTTTACCACTGGAGTCTGACCTATTAATTCTGAAATTGAATTGGCTACTCTCACCATTCGTTCATCACTCCTAATTCCAAGTAAATTTGTTGGTTTTAATAAAATGTAACAATATTCAATATATTTGTCAACGATATTGCTTTTCTTTACCGGGCACTGCTCCACGACCTACGCCGCGAACTCACACCCTCTTCACTCACCTACATGTATATGCACCTTGCACTTATCCTATGTTTCGTTGAAAGGGTTCGAACTATGTAAAAGGAGCTGACCGAAGCCAGCTCCTTCATTACTCCTGTTTGCCATAAAACCACTCGACGTCCACTTCATCCCAAAAGGATTCAGGCTTTAGCGGTGTTTCGACCTGTTCTAAAGCAATCTGTCTGCGAATTTGAGACTTTACTTCCTTGAACGAAAAATCCCTCTCCTTCAGGATACCGTCCACATAATAAATCACATAGTCTGTATCCTGTTGAATCGGTGATGTCCATTCACCCTGTGACAACGGTTCTACCTCTGACTTCGCTTCCGGAGAAAGAATATCCCCATCAATGGGAACATACCCAATGTCCCCTCCTAAATGTGCGCTTTGCTCATCGGTAGACCGTTCCATGGCCAAGGCTTCAAAGTTAGAGCCGCCATCAAGTTCCTTCAGAACCTGCTCGGCTTCTGTTTGATCCGCTACCTTTAACTGCTTCAGCTTATACATTTTAGGAATTGAATACTGGTCCTCATTCTGAGCATAGAATTTCTTCATCTCTTTTTCAGGAACCTGAACGTCCTTCGTGAGGAGCTCCTCTAATAATAATTCAGATTTGATCTGCTTTTTCAGCGTATCTTCATCTTCAAGATTCTCTTCATCATAGGCATTATAAACGGATTGAATAAGGTAGTATTCCTGTTCTACTTCTTTATTGGAAACAGAAATATCGTATTTCTTCGCCAGGTGGTCGATCACTTTTTGATTGACCATGCTCCTCAGTTCTTCTTTGCCATGTTGCTGCTCCAGTGCATATAACCAATCCTCACGGGTCACAGATTCCCCGCCAACCGATGCCACTACTTCCGGAGTACCGACTTTCCCTGAGGACCAGTTCCACACAAGCGTGATCAGATTCGTGACAAGCAGTACCCCGATGATCACCATGAGTACAGACCGTTTAATTCTCATTTCTCCCATTCTCCCTGGATATCATTTATTCCTTAGCGCTTGCTTTCAGTTCTTCTAATTCTTCTTTAGAAAATATATAGGATTCATTACAGAAGTGACAGCTTGCTTCCGCACTGCCGTCTTCATCGATCATCTCTTGAATTTCCTGTTCCCCTAAGCTGATGATGGCATTCGAGAAACGCTCTTTATTGCATTGGCACTTAAATGCCACCGGAAGTGTTTCAAGTACTTTGACTTCCCCTTTTCCAAGTACTTCTTCCAATACTTCTTCAGGACTAAGGCCTTTTTCGATCAATTTAGAGATTGGAGGGATTTTCGCCAGACGTTCCTCAATCTTTGTAATCGTCTCATCCTCTGTACCAGGCATAAGCTGGAGGATGAATCCTCCTGCAGCAAGAATCGAGTTGTCTGGATTGACCAGCACTCCGACACCTACAGAAGAAGGCACTTGTTCTGACGTGACGAAATAATAGGTGAAGTCTTCCCCAAGTTCTCCTGATACAATGGGAACCTGACCAGAGAAATGATCTCTCATACCGATATCCTTCACAATCGATAATGTACCTTCAGTACCAACTGCACGGCGGACATCAAGCTTTCCGTGCTCATTCAAATCAAAGTGGACATGGGGATTGGTCACATATCCTCTGACCTCACCTTTCGCATTACTGTCCACAAGGATGGCTCCGATCGGACCGCCGCCTTCTACTTTGATCGTCAATTTATTTTCACCTTTAAGCATAGCCCCCATCATCACACCGGCACTGATGCTTCGACCAAGTGCTGCAGATGCAGTCGGCCATGTCCCATGTCTTCTTTGTGCTTCCCCTACTGTATCCGTACTTTTGACAGCATACGCACGTACTTGGCCGTCATAGGCTAACGCCTTTACTAAATAGTCACTCATGGTTGTAGCTCCTTTCACTCTAGTTCATGTTTCTCTTATAGATTAATTTTAGCCCTTTTAACGTTAGGAAGGGATCTACTACGTCAATGCTATTGGATTCTTTCGAAATCAGCGTGGCTAATCCTCCCGTTGCAATGACCGTTGGTTCCTTCTTACTTTGTGCTTTCATTCTTTGAACGATACCTTCGACTTGTCCGACATATCCATAAAGAATACCCGCCTGCATAGCTGTGACGGTATTCTTACCGATGATCTGTTCCGGACGGGCGATTTCGATCCTTGGCAGTTTGGCCGCCTTCGAGTACAAGGCCTCCGTTGATATCCCTATTCCCGGGGCGATCGCACCACCCATATATTGTCGTTCTTCATTGATATAGCAATACGTCGTCGCTGTACCGAAGTCAACGATGATAAGCGGGCCGCCGTATTCGTGAATGCCAGCGACTGCATTGACGATCCGGTCCGCTCCGACTTCCCTTGGATTTTCGTACTTGATGTTCAAGCCTGTCTTAATCCCGGGTCCAACGACAAGCGGAGTAATATGAAAATACTTCTCGCACATGCGTTCCAAACTGAACATGATTGGAGGGACAACAGAAGAAATGATGATTCCGTCAATTTCCTCAAACGTCAGATTCACATGCTCAAATAGATTCTTTACAAGCATGCCAAACTCATCTTCCGTTTTATGTCGATTCGTTTCAGCTCTCCAATGATATTTTAAATGGTCATTTTCATACACACCAAACACAATATTGGTATTCCCTACATCCATTACAAAAATCAATATCCTCACCTACTAAGCCAATTGTTTTCACACTGCCAACATCATACCATAATTTATTTAGAATAGGTACAAAAGCGCAAGGGCTATGCCGGGACAAGCATATGATTCAGTAATCAAAAAAAGGATGCACCCATCAAATGGGTGCATCCTTCTCTATTAAGTGCGATCTGAGTTAGAGTCGTCTTCTTTGGAAGTCGTGTCTTCTACAATCGCAGTGTCTTCATTTTTCTTCTGGATGTTCACCTTCACGTCACTGTTGTCCTGATCGGATTCATAAGTGCGTTCAGGCAATTTGCCGTGATCCATTAGAGACTTGATTTGCGCTGCGTCTAATGTTTCTATATCTAATAAAGTTTTGGCAATGAGTTCAAGCTTGTCACGGTTCTCAGTAAGAATTCGCTTCGCTCTCTCATAGCTTTCTTTAATAAGACGCTGCATTTCTAAGTCAATTTCATACGCGATGGCATCTGAATAGTTTTGTTCACTATTGATGTCGCGTCCAAGGAACACTTGACCACCTTGGGATTGACCGAACTGAAGTGGTCCGAGCTTATCACTCATACCATATTCAGTGACCATTTTACGGGCGATTCCAGTTGCACGTTGGAAGTCATTGTGTGCACCGGTGGATACATCGCCAAAGATGATTTCCTCTGCCACACGACCACCAAGTAATCCGGTAATCTTGTCAAGAAGCTCAGGCTTCGTCATGAAGTAACGATCTTCTTTAGGAAGCATGACAGCGTAGCCGCCAGCCTGCCCACGAGGAACGATGGTTACTTTATGTACCATGTCAGCTTCATCAAGGACTAATCCGATCACGGTGTGACCCGCTTCGTGGAATGCCACGATTTTACGTTCTTTTTCAGATATGACTTTGCTCTTCTTGGCAGGACCTGCAATGACACGGTCCGTTGCTTCGTCGATATCGCGCATATCAATTTTCTTCTTATCTTCACGAGCCGCTACAAGTGCCGCTTCGTTCAGAAGGTTTTCCAAATCGGCTCCTGAGAAGCCTGGTGTTCTCATGGCAATTGCTTTTAGATCCACTGAATCATCAAGCGGTTTGTTATGAGAATGTACTTTAAGGACAGCTTCACGACCTTTTAAGTCTGGACGATCTACTGTGATTTGACGGTCGAAACGTCCTGGACGCAATAATGCTGGATCCAGAATGTCTGGTCTGTTCGTTGCAGCAACGATGATGATTCCTTCGTTCGCTCCGAAACCATCCATCTCAACAAGTAACTGGTTCAGGGTTTGCTCACGCTCATCGTGACCTCCGCCCAATCCTGCTCCACGCTGACGACCGACTGCATCAATCTCATCAATGAAGATGATACAAGGCGCGTTCTTCTTCGCATTTTCAAATAAATCACGTACACGAGATGCACCGACACCGACAAACATCTCAACGAAGTCGGAACCACTGATTGAGAAGAATGGAACTCCCGCTTCTCCAGCTACCGCTCGTGCAAGTAAGGTTTTACCTGTACCAGGAGGTCCCACTAGAAGGACACCCTTCGGAATGCGGGCACCCACTTCAGAGAACTTGCGTGGATCCTTTAAGAATTCCACTACCTCTACAAGCTCCTGCTTTTCTTCATCTGCGCCCGCTACATCTTTAAAGCGGACTTTCTTCTTCTCTTCACTGTAAAGCTTTGCCTTACTCTTACCGAAGTTCATGACACGGCTTCCGCCGCCTTGAGCTTGGTTAAGTAAGAAGAAGAACAGAATGAAGATGATGACAAACGGAATGATGGTTGTGAAGAAAGATACCCAGCCGCTAGTTTCCTTGGCCTGTAATACTTCCACATCGATGCCTTGCTCCGATGCCGCAGTATTGATCTTATCCATCAGCTTTCCATCTGTGGTAAGGACATAGGTCAAGAAGTACTCTCCTTCTTTAGCCCCTTCCATTTGCCCTTTTACTTCATAAACACCTCTGCCAGGCTGAATTGAAAAAGAAGAAACATCTCCGTCTTCAAGGTTATTAATAAATGTACTGTACTCGATATTTTTGGTTGGCTCGTTGTTGTTACTGAAATAACTCACCACACCTATAATCACTAAAAAGACTAGTAAATAGAATATGGTGTTTCGAAAGATCCGGTTCATCCCTTACCTCCTCCCACGGGTAAACAAACTAAGTAAAATAGTATCATAGAAAATCATGGCATTACAACAAATTGCACTTACAAGATTCCTCTTTAGAATATACTTATTCTCCAGTTGTATACACTCTTGGTTTTAAAACACCGATATACGGCAGATTACGATATCTTTCAGCGTAATCGAGACCATATCCGACCACGAACTCGTCAGGGACAATGAAGCCCACGTAGTCCGCTTTGATATCTGCTTTACGACCGGTTGGTTTGTCCAACAGAGTCACAATGCTGATCGATTTTGCCTTACGATAGCGGAAAAGCTCCACCAGATAGCTTAATGTCAATCCGCTGTCGATGATATCTTCAATGATGAGGATATCGCGGCCTTCCACCTTTGTATCTAAATCTTTCACAATCTTTACTTCTCCTGAAGAGACAGTAGAGTTCCCGTAGCTGGATACATCCATGAAATCCATTTCCATATGCGTATCCATGCGCTTGCAAAGGTCAGCCATGAAGGGCATCGCACCTTTTAGAACGCCAATTGCCAAAGGAAAACGATCTTGATATTCCTCTGTTAATTGTCCACCTAATGCTTTGATCTTTTCTTGAAGTTCTTCTTCTGAAATTAACACTTTCTCAATATCTTGGTTTAACAATGTTCAACTGCCTCCTAGAAGATGATTGCTTGTAAATTGTAGTACTAAACTATTTTCCTGCTCTTCTCCCAAATCGTAAATAGACTTCTTCATTCCCGGAACCCAGAGTATATGTTGTTCAGCGTCCACTACAACCGGCCACTCCTCACGAAGGTGAGCGGGAAGCTTATGATCGATAAAGAGGGTTTTCAGCTTCTTGGAGCCTTCCATCCCCTTCACTTTCATTCTATCCTCTTTTCTTCTCGTTCGCACGTAAAGAGGGAGGGACACAGCGCTTGGATCAAGATAGATCACATCACTGGTACAGTCCGGGGTGTGCGGGGAAGAATAGAGATGAAACTGATATTCACCTTGGATGTCCAGCCCCTTATCAACCTGCAGCTCATAACAATATGGAACCTCGGTCATGGCTAATTCTCCAAAGTGAAAATAGCATGTATGATACGCACGTGTTACCTTAAGCCCCTTTGGTAAGTCTATGCTGGCATTCGGCGCTTTTCCTTTTAAAATACCCAATACATCGTAAATATGTATAGACGATAAGGAAGATGGTCTTAGTTTGTAAAGATAGTTTAATATTAGATTAATCCCTCTTCTTTGTAAAGGCTGAGCCATTGCAAGAAAACCATCGATATGTATGGAGGAGTAATCCCCGGTGTTATTCCATACCTTATTCAACTTTTCCTTTGTTAATTCCTCTAAATATGCCTCATCTTCTGCCAATTCTTCACTGAATCGTTGGAATTGAAGATGGACGTGAGGGTTTTCCTGTTTTAAGAATGGAAGGATTCTCTTTCTAAACCGATTCCTTGTATAAACTTCCTTTTGGTTACTGGGATCTCTTCGCGGCTCCAGTTCATGCCTTTCACAATAGTTTTCAATCTCCATTTTTGTCACAGAGAGGAACGGCCGGATAATGTCACCTTCAGCGAATGACCGTTTCAGGGGTATGCCGGCTCTACTCGCCCCCGATGCCCCTCTTGTCAATTTCATCAGGATGGTTTCGACTTGATCATCCCCGTGATGCCCCAGGGCAAGCTTAGTGGCTGACATCTCTCTCATGACACCCTCCAGAAACCCATAACGGATCTTCCGGGCCATATCCTGCATACTTCCATTGACGGCTTCGATTTCCTTCGAAACATCCACTCTTTCTCTGTAAAAGGGGATATTCCACTTGTGACAGAAATCCCGGACAAACTGAAGCTCCCGAAAGGATTCGTCCCCCCTGAACATGTGATCAAGGTGGGCCGCCGCCACTTCTACTCCTAACTCTCCTTTGTTCGAGTCAAGAAAGTGCAGCAGTGCCAGGGAATCAGGACCGCCTGATACTGCTACCAGAATGCGGTCGCCCTTTTGGATGAGCCCGTGATCTTGAATGAATCGTTTTGTCGTATGCTCTAACATTGTGCTTCCTCTTCCTACAACCATTTTCCCCATTGTATCAATTTCTACCGGTTTCTCACACCGTTATGCTACAACAATTCTCCATAAATATACAAAGCGTACAGGAGCGATACAATGATCACGACAAGCACAGTCTCCAGAAAGTGACTTGTATTTTTATTCCGCTGATTTTGATATCTGCTTGGGTGGGGGGAAGATGCTCTTACAGTAGAACTTTGCGGAACGGATTTTTGGGCCTTCGGTTT
Coding sequences within it:
- a CDS encoding type III pantothenate kinase, which translates into the protein MIFVMDVGNTNIVFGVYENDHLKYHWRAETNRHKTEDEFGMLVKNLFEHVNLTFEEIDGIIISSVVPPIMFSLERMCEKYFHITPLVVGPGIKTGLNIKYENPREVGADRIVNAVAGIHEYGGPLIIVDFGTATTYCYINEERQYMGGAIAPGIGISTEALYSKAAKLPRIEIARPEQIIGKNTVTAMQAGILYGYVGQVEGIVQRMKAQSKKEPTVIATGGLATLISKESNSIDVVDPFLTLKGLKLIYKRNMN
- the ftsH gene encoding ATP-dependent zinc metalloprotease FtsH → MNRIFRNTIFYLLVFLVIIGVVSYFSNNNEPTKNIEYSTFINNLEDGDVSSFSIQPGRGVYEVKGQMEGAKEGEYFLTYVLTTDGKLMDKINTAASEQGIDVEVLQAKETSGWVSFFTTIIPFVIIFILFFFLLNQAQGGGSRVMNFGKSKAKLYSEEKKKVRFKDVAGADEEKQELVEVVEFLKDPRKFSEVGARIPKGVLLVGPPGTGKTLLARAVAGEAGVPFFSISGSDFVEMFVGVGASRVRDLFENAKKNAPCIIFIDEIDAVGRQRGAGLGGGHDEREQTLNQLLVEMDGFGANEGIIIVAATNRPDILDPALLRPGRFDRQITVDRPDLKGREAVLKVHSHNKPLDDSVDLKAIAMRTPGFSGADLENLLNEAALVAAREDKKKIDMRDIDEATDRVIAGPAKKSKVISEKERKIVAFHEAGHTVIGLVLDEADMVHKVTIVPRGQAGGYAVMLPKEDRYFMTKPELLDKITGLLGGRVAEEIIFGDVSTGAHNDFQRATGIARKMVTEYGMSDKLGPLQFGQSQGGQVFLGRDINSEQNYSDAIAYEIDLEMQRLIKESYERAKRILTENRDKLELIAKTLLDIETLDAAQIKSLMDHGKLPERTYESDQDNSDVKVNIQKKNEDTAIVEDTTSKEDDSNSDRT
- the hpt gene encoding hypoxanthine phosphoribosyltransferase; this translates as MLNQDIEKVLISEEELQEKIKALGGQLTEEYQDRFPLAIGVLKGAMPFMADLCKRMDTHMEMDFMDVSSYGNSTVSSGEVKIVKDLDTKVEGRDILIIEDIIDSGLTLSYLVELFRYRKAKSISIVTLLDKPTGRKADIKADYVGFIVPDEFVVGYGLDYAERYRNLPYIGVLKPRVYTTGE
- the tilS gene encoding tRNA lysidine(34) synthetase TilS, coding for MLEHTTKRFIQDHGLIQKGDRILVAVSGGPDSLALLHFLDSNKGELGVEVAAAHLDHMFRGDESFRELQFVRDFCHKWNIPFYRERVDVSKEIEAVNGSMQDMARKIRYGFLEGVMREMSATKLALGHHGDDQVETILMKLTRGASGASRAGIPLKRSFAEGDIIRPFLSVTKMEIENYCERHELEPRRDPSNQKEVYTRNRFRKRILPFLKQENPHVHLQFQRFSEELAEDEAYLEELTKEKLNKVWNNTGDYSSIHIDGFLAMAQPLQRRGINLILNYLYKLRPSSLSSIHIYDVLGILKGKAPNASIDLPKGLKVTRAYHTCYFHFGELAMTEVPYCYELQVDKGLDIQGEYQFHLYSSPHTPDCTSDVIYLDPSAVSLPLYVRTRRKEDRMKVKGMEGSKKLKTLFIDHKLPAHLREEWPVVVDAEQHILWVPGMKKSIYDLGEEQENSLVLQFTSNHLLGGS